CTCTCGCTTTAatcatattgtttgtttgtttttccggGGAAATATCATTGAAATGATTCAATAGATCTTTTGGGGGGCAAATTGGCATTTGCTCCTCATGAGGATCTTTGTGATTATTTGCATTGATAAATATCCAGTCTGGTTCCCTGTACACACGACATTAAAGTGACCCTCTTTTTATCCtttcattgcttgtttttaGCACATCTTCATATCGGCAACAAACCAAAATACCAATCATGTGGTGTGTTTCTTCTTTGGCTCAAAGTTGTGTGATTGtagtaatattttaaaaccatttacaaaaaatatcatatcaattgtaacaacattttttttttttaaataaacttctTATACTGCACAATTTGGATGTGTGCCTGTTTCATTTAGTGTGCCTGATGTACAAAGTACAGTAGTCCCGCagtgacacatacacaaaaaatacatcaaagcCTGATACCGGTACAAATACTTCTTATCATGAAAACACAGACcagtttttaaaagcagtgtaatgttaaattaaagtgCATACATACAATAATTATCatgatatatataaaaatctgcatttattttcaatagcttccaggtcatgtgaccaatcgactcaaaatcaatgccaaactACTGGCAAATTGGAATTACGGACTTTGCAGGGGTCAATAATAAAGATTGCCTGATTGCCTGGGGCAAGTAAAGTGCCACGTCAGTCTAGCAAATCTGGCAACTGACTTTCATGATTGGGCAAGTGGATTAAAAGAattaaacacattgttttttcctGGAGTTCACAATGAAAGGGGCAAAGGAGTCAGCCAGCTTGATTCTCTCTTATCTGTTGTGCACATGAAAATGGCAGCAGGTAAAGACATcatgaactgaaaaacaaacgaggttagcattttttaattttgcaacAATCTTGTTGCTTTGCATGTATGACACactttgttcttgttttcatCCATTAACTcaattaaagcagctacaaggaactctatttttttgttgattcttgCACtaactgatttttcttttgtgaacACAGTTGTTAGCAGGATGTGTGGTGATGAGGTCATGTATCTATTTTGTAGCTATGTAGGATTAATAACAATATGACgaaggtgaaacaaagtaaacttttaGCGATGTACTGTACGATCGGATACAGGGCAGCTTCTTTCTTCAAGTCTGACTTCATCTTCAGCCCACCGCCACAAAAAATatctatttctttatttttaagtaaAGATTAAACATGACAATTACTTCTAGTGTTTGTTTTAGTCTAATTTGTAAAGTGGGCATACAAAAACTGACTTTGGGCAAATGGATTTCTGTCCCATTTCCCCTGTTGGGTAAAAAAAGTCTTGGCAAAACATCTTAGAGAgggaactttttaaaataatagttCGCatcataatgataataacatcaaaaataataatacattttatttatatagtgctTTTCATGATACACAAAGCCACatcacatcattttaaaaggaaacCAATATATCatataatgtataaataaatatactgtagtgTTGTACTGTGGCTTACAAGTCAGGTTAGGATAAGGGTCAGTCAGGGGCCATGACAGTAATGGTGGCTTACAACCCAGATATGTCTACAGATGAGAGAACGAGCATAAAGCGTCAATGACGACACTGTGGTGAGCCAAGTTTAATAAGCTGTACTCTCCTTGTAGTATGACTCACTTCATACAGAGCCGTCGCTCAGAACAAAGGCCGAACAGACATCTGTCTTTGGAAATGTCTGCCACAACGCTTTGCCATTGCAGGGAAACAGTTAGTGTTTTTGTGATGACGATCACATTGTCTTTCGACGGATGATGATTTAACACTTGGCTGTACCTCAACAACTTGTGTATGTGCCTAGAGAAGTGATGGAGGATAACAGCTCATGGGTTGGTGGTGAGGTGAGACAGTTCAGTGACCGGGCGCTTTCTGTGCAGCTCCTGGTCATGATGTTGTTTCTTGGCATCAACTTTTTGCTCATCCTGACCTTTTTCAAGAAGAAGTCCTTCTACACAATTACACGCTACATCTTATTTGCTGTTACACTACTGTCTGATTGCTTTTTATTACTCATATCTAATACTCTGTCCCTCTTGGTCTATTTTAATTTTACCATacaagtttgtttatgtatcAATATTTCAATGGTAGTGCTTCTGTATTCGATGGTCACACCAGTTACTCTGACAGCAATGACCTTGGAGCGATATGTTGCCATTTGCATGCCCCTGCGCCATGCAGAGCTGTGCTCCCAACGCATCAATGTGCATTGCATCCTCATAATTCACGGCCTCAGCTCTGTACCctgcattgttgttttttcctctttctttgcaTCAGCCTCTCTTAGCTTGTACAAACAACACAGGATATGCACTCCGCAGatttacattttgcacagaTGGCAGGATCACATATGGTCATCTGTACAACAGTTTTACTTCTTGGTTATGGTAATCATCATTGTATTCtgttatgttaaaataatgaaagtgGCCAAAACGGCATCCGGAGagaataaaaagtcaacatgGAAAGGTCTCAGAACAGTAATTCTTCATGgtttccagctgctgctctgtctcatcCAGCTATGGATCCCAATCATAGAGAGTTACGTATATCAGATTAATCTAACTTTATTTAATAATGTAAGGTTCTTTAACTATGTATTGTTTTATCTTACTCCAAAATGTCTGAGTCCTCTGATATATGGGCTCAGGGATGATAATTTTCTTCATGCACTAAAAAACTATGCCTTCTTTGAGTtgtataaaagaaatattttgcaAACTAGACTAGtagtttttaaaagaaagaaaattgcaCAATGCACTTCAAAAAAGTGACTAACTATGGCTGCAATTCACTTAAATATGAGAATTTCaagaatgttttatttctaacTGGTTAATTGTAACAAGCCCTACTAATAATACAATTGAATAGTTGTGATAGTTGTGATGTGACATCTGTGTTTTATGCTTCTAAGAATGAGACAAAGCTCTTTTTCTGAATCTGTTGACATtggatcagtttgaaatattgcAGGAAGTTCAGTAAGGGAACATGAAAAAGCAGTGAACTGTGACATAAGGAGCTACAGGGGACAGACTCAGGCCATGTGCTGCATAAAATCAGATCAAGGTTGCTCACAGAAAGATTGAAAGAGGCCAATCAGCCTACTGCCTTAATTCTTTATCAAAACAATATATTCTATCGTATTGTAccactttttgtttatttgtggaAATAGTcttctggaaaaaaatattatgataGTGCTCCTGACTTAAACAGTGCTCTACACTTCAATGTCATAAGCAAGATATCTTTTATAGTTCTTTCATCTACATCCTGACACTGCaatacaaacaaactgtgaaattCTTGTACTTTTCACTGTTCACCACAAAAACAACTAGTGAAGATGCTGACTTTTTTTAACCAACAAAATAATCCCTAAATAATCCCTAAAAGAATGAAATACTCAAACTGTTCCTAATTTATTCAAATACAAAATGGACTGTCTATAAGCGCAATAGATTAAAGCAGTTTGCCTTGTTGTCCAGAAATGGACATTCTTCAAGTACATATTCAATACACAGATATGAGACAGGTATTGatcctctgatgtcacacacacaatattCAGTAACATGAGACTGAGAGGACTGAGCAACTCTGGTGAAGTGAACAATGAACGTATGGTATTCTAATTTATATATTACTTTTGTATATGTTACACAACATATTTGAAACAATATGACACAAGACCTTTGGTCCTGAACCCGTTTAAAGCTTGCCTGGTACAATCACTCCCTGTGAAAGATAACTTTAAAAGAATAACATATTAACAGTTTAATCATTTCTGCACAAATTCCATTCCACCCAGttaattttgtcattatttaagTTTCTATCTaatttatttcatattgttgtatgttattatttttttcaatgtgcATTTTACTCAGAATTTATCTACTTAACATTTATTATCTTTGTCAAAGAAACAATTGATTTGTAGCTGACTATTCTGCACTTTTGcacatttcatattaaaatagTTGACTTGTTCACAGTAAATGCATTGTCTGCtggtttattttgttactttccaGCTCACCAGTAAGCCATGGTAATGGTTGTGTGAGATGTACAATGGACAAACGATGGAGCATGGACAATATATAGTTAATATTGGCAGTGCTGAGGTGGGTGGTGCGTTTAGCTGAGGGTGAGAGGCCcaaaatcaaattctgcttaggaCCCCATAAAGACTTGGGCTGGCTCTGAATCAATATAATGCATAAATTAATATACTGTAGTGTTGTACTGTGGCTTACAAGTCAGGTTAGGATAAAGGTCAGTCAGGGGCCATGACAGCAATGGTGGGTTACAACCCAGATATGTCTACAGATAGCCACTGAGAGGATGAGCAGAAAGTATCAATGACGACACTGTGGTGAACAAACTTTAATTAGCTGTTACTCTCCTTGTAGTGGAGTCACTCCTATAAAGTCTTCATACAGAGCCTTCGCTCAGAACAAAGGCCGGACAGACATCTGTCTTTGGAAATCAGTGCCACAATGCTGTGCCATTGCAGGGAAACAGTTAGTGTTTCTGTGATGAGGATCACATTGTCTTTTTACGGATGATGATTAAACACTTGGCTGTACCTCAACAACTTGTGTATGTGGCTAGAAAAATGATGGAGGACAACAACTCATGGGTTGGTGGTAAGGTGAGACTGATCAATGACCGGGCGATTTCTGTGCAGCTCCTGGTGATGTTGTTTCTTGGCATCAACTTTTTGCTCATCCTAACCTTTTTCAAGAGGAAGTCCTTCTACACAATTGCACGCTACATCTTATTTGCTGTTACATTACTGTCTGATAGCTTGATATTACTCATATCTACTATTCTGTTCCTCTTGGCCTATTTTAATTTTACCATACAAGTTTGGTTATGTATCAGTATTTCTACGGTGCTGATTCTGTATTCGATGGTCACACCAGTTACTCTGACAGCAATGACCTTGGAGCGATATGTTGCCATTTGTATGCCCCTGCGCCATGCAGAGCTCTGCTCCCAACGCATCCACGTGCATTGCATCCTCATCATTCACAGCCTCAGCTCTATACCctgcattgttgttttttcctttttctttgcaTCAGCCTCTCTTAGCTTGTACAAACAACAAAGGATATGCGCTATGCAGATGTACATTTTGCACAGATGGCAGGGTCATATCAGGTCAACTGTACAACAGTTTTACTTCTTGGTTATGGTAATCATCATTGTATTCTGCtatgttaaaataatgaaagtgGCCAAAACGGCATCCGGAGAGAATAAAAAGTCAATATGGAAAGGTCTCAGAACAGTAATTCTTCATGgtttccagctgctgctctgtctgatCCACCTATGGACCCCATTCATAGAAAATTATGTATTTCAGATTAATCTAACTTTATTTAATAATGTAAGGTTCTTCAACTATGTATTGTTTTATCTCACTCCAAAATGTCTGAGTCCTCTGATATATGGGCTCAGGGATGataatttttttcttgcacTGAAAAACTATGCCTTCTTTGACTtgtataaaagaaatattttgcaAGGTAGACTAGTagtttttaacataaaaaatggaCAATGCACTTAAAAAAAGTGACTCTATGGTTGCAATTCACTTAAACATGAGAATTTTAAGAACGTTTTATTTCTAACTGGTTTATTGTAACAAGCCCTACtaataataaaatgcaatagTTATGATAGTTGTGATGTTACATCTGTGTTGTATGCTTTTAAGAACGAGACAACGctctttttctgcatcttttgacagtggatcagtttgaaatattgcAGGAAGTTCAGTAAGGGAACATGAAAAAGCAGTGAGCCGTCACATAAGGAGCTGCAGGGGACAGACTCAGGCCATGTGCTCCATAAAATCAGATCAAGGTTGCTCACAGACAGATTAAAAGAGGCCAATCAGCCTACTGCCTTAATTCTTTATCAAAACAATATATTCTATCGTATTGTAccacttttttttgtgaaaaaagtattctggaaaaaaatatgacaGAGCTCCTGACTTTTACAGTGCTATACACTTCAATGTCACAAGCCAAGATATCTATTATAGTTCCTTCCTCTACATCCTGACACTGCAATACAAACTGTGAAGTTCTTGTACTTTTCCATGTTCACCACAAGGATAAACAGCTAGTGAATATGCTGACATTGTTTTACACACATGATACATTTAGGATTTGCCTGAACTTccctaaaaaaatgaaatactcaaACTGTTCCTTATTTATTCAAATACAAAATGGGCTGTCTATAAGCACAACCGATTGAAGCAGTTTGCCTTGTTGTCCAGAAATAGACGTTCTGTTATGGCCTGTCAAGTTCTGTGGTggacttgtgtgtttttggtgtctgtttttgtttgttgtgcttgcagaggtgcactgagaggctgggcGGAGTTTCACATCACCGGAGCTGCTGACGCACACGCACACCTGTGGCAGTGCCTGCTTAAAAGCCTTGGTCTTcacgctacctgctgccagCTGATTTCGCTACATTGACCTGGTATATGGCTCCAGCTAGTCGCTTCACTAAGCCTCTTGTCTGTGTAGTATATGTCTTCTTGGAAACCTGATTATCTTTTGTGCTTCCTCCAGCGTTCACCAACTATCCCAGCTACCAGTGGCTCCTCACCCCGCAACCCAGCTctcagcacctctgcagccgGCACCCTCGCCTCGAGCTCAACCTGACCGACAGACTTCCAGCCAGTTGCAGGGCAAGATATTTTGCTCCATTTTGCCCTGCATATTCCGTTGTTGAATTTTCAATAAATCTGCCTGCACTCAACTTCTGCTTGctgtccgcttttgggtcctGCCTCGCACCACAAAGCATAACACATTCTTCAAGTTCACTTTATTACTGTCACGGTGCCACCTTGACAGCCGGATTGCCTTGCCTTgccctgtgtctgtgttttttcccccgTCTACCTTCTCCCCCTCCGttttctccctcacctcctATCTTtccagtgtgtgtctgtgggcgtggcggcagcagcagcagcaaagtggCGCACCTGACTCTCACCAGCCCATCAACCTCCGCCTATATTACCCTGGCCTCTTCACTGCTTCAGCGCCAGATTATTCCGTCCCGTGCGGTATTACATTGTGCTTAAGAATTTAGTCCTAAAACGTTGTATATCTTGTTCTCATGTTTTCTATTTTGTGCTTATGTTCCTCTTTGTTGGCTCGCCCTGCAGAAACCGTCAGCGCCATTCCGCCCTGTTCCTGCTCGCCAGCTCCTCCGAGTCCCTCCTCGCCGGCTCCGGTCCAcaccgcctgcctgcctgcctgcccgtcTGCCTGTCTAACTGCCAGCCTGGTCACCTCACTCTCGCCACCACCCGAACTAAACTCTgcaaaaataaacctttttgcTACCTGAAAAGTACTGTCTCCaatctctgcatttgggtctgCAGAAAACCTCAACATAACAATTACAATATATGAGTGACATTAATTACTTTGAAatgctttacattttttaatctggACCATGCTGTACACTGTGTAAATAAACACTAGTTACATTTCCCCTTTCACAAAATTGCAGTGTTGATATATAAATCTTTGTAAATGTACAAATTGATAACACTTATAAACTTTTCAAATAAAGTAAAtccacacattttcacattttttttcaggttttttttcttctctttaaatGCATACCAACTGCTTACTGTATCCTTACATATTC
This is a stretch of genomic DNA from Pagrus major chromosome 2, Pma_NU_1.0. It encodes these proteins:
- the LOC141012337 gene encoding odorant receptor 131-2-like, producing MEDNSSWVGGEVRQFSDRALSVQLLVMMLFLGINFLLILTFFKKKSFYTITRYILFAVTLLSDCFLLLISNTLSLLVYFNFTIQVCLCINISMVVLLYSMVTPVTLTAMTLERYVAICMPLRHAELCSQRINVHCILIIHGLSSVPCIVVFSSFFASASLSLYKQHRICTPQIYILHRWQDHIWSSVQQFYFLVMVIIIVFCYVKIMKVAKTASGENKKSTWKGLRTVILHGFQLLLCLIQLWIPIIESYVYQINLTLFNNVRFFNYVLFYLTPKCLSPLIYGLRDDNFLHALKNYAFFELYKRNILQTRLVVFKRKKIAQCTSKK
- the LOC141012346 gene encoding odorant receptor 131-2-like translates to MEDNNSWVGGKVRLINDRAISVQLLVMLFLGINFLLILTFFKRKSFYTIARYILFAVTLLSDSLILLISTILFLLAYFNFTIQVWLCISISTVLILYSMVTPVTLTAMTLERYVAICMPLRHAELCSQRIHVHCILIIHSLSSIPCIVVFSFFFASASLSLYKQQRICAMQMYILHRWQGHIRSTVQQFYFLVMVIIIVFCYVKIMKVAKTASGENKKSIWKGLRTVILHGFQLLLCLIHLWTPFIENYVFQINLTLFNNVRFFNYVLFYLTPKCLSPLIYGLRDDNFFLALKNYAFFDLYKRNILQAFTNYPSYQWLLTPQPSSQHLCSRHPRLELNLTDRLPASCRKPSAPFRPVPARQLLRVPPRRLRSTPPACLPARLPV